In Aegilops tauschii subsp. strangulata cultivar AL8/78 chromosome 3, Aet v6.0, whole genome shotgun sequence, one genomic interval encodes:
- the LOC109784616 gene encoding uncharacterized protein, producing the protein MEEMGEESSRYPWQDYDLGFGEELMRELLDQTTTAPSATLTAAGAASADNSSSADKGIGDEEDGAAGRRESMVNRLMSTVYSGPTLSDIESALSFTGAGAGDPLDGRSKYHYSPSSPVVFSPEKVLGKMENKYTMKIKSCGNGLADDGYKWRKYGQKAIKNSPNPRSYYRCTNPRCNAKKQVERAVDEPDTLVVTYEGLHLHYTYSHFLQQQTTPPPAAAAASSSKKPKLHPAAGAITDSHHGSTPVATTSPPSAAVVPAGAGDSSGDSGGNVTADAGFLLEHAVPNCSPYVFDGGLFGEAGEERRMTSDAGGLLEDMVPLMVRRPSCNSAATTASSSTTLGSPAAPVSSPSPSTSSVSWTPASPYIDMAILSNIF; encoded by the exons ATGGAGGAGATGGGGGAGGAGAGCAGCAGGTATCCATGGCAGGACTACGACCTGGGCTTCGGGGAGGAGCTCATGAGGGAGCTCCTCGACCAGACGACGACGGCGCCATCGGCAACACTAACGGCGGCCGGCGCCGCAAGCGCTGATAACTCTTCTTCTGCCGATAAGGGGATTGGGGACGAGGAGGatggggcggcggggcgccgggaATCCATGGTGAACAGGCTCATGTCGACGGTCTACTCCGGGCCCACCCTCAGCGACATCGAGAGCGCCCTCTCCTtcaccggcgccggcgccggcgaccCGCTGGACGGCCGCAGCAAGTACCACTACAGCCCCTCCAGCCCAGT GGTTTTCTCGCCGGAGAAGGTGCTGGGCAAGATGGAGAACAAGTACACGATGAAGATCAAGAGCTGCGGCAACGGGCTCGCCGACGATGGGTACAAGTGGAGGAAATACGGCCAGAAAGCCATCAAGAACAGCCCCAACCCAAG GAGTTACTACCGGTGCACGAACCCGCGGTGCAACGCGAAGAAGCAGGTGGAGCGCGCCGTCGACGAGCCGGACACGCTCGTCGTCACCTACGAAGGCCTCCACCTCCACTACACCTACTCCCACTTCCTCCAGCAGCAGACCACCcctccacccgccgccgccgccgcctcaagCTCCAAGAAGCCCAAGTTGcaccccgccgccggcgccaTTACAGACTCCCACCACGGGAGCACCCCTGTGGCAACAACCTCGCCGCCCTCTGCGGCCGTCGTCCCTGCCGGCGCCGGGGACAGCAGCGGCGACAGCGGCGGTAACGTGACAGCCGACGCGGGCTTCCTGCTGGAGCACGCGGTGCCCAACTGCTCGCCGTATGTGTTCGACGGCGGATTGTTCGGTGAGGCCGGCGAGGAGCGGCGGATGACGAGCGACGCCGGCGGGCTCCTGGAGGACATGGTGCCGCTGATGGTCCGGCGGCCGTCGTGCAACTCGGCGGCCACCACCGCCAGCTCGTCCACGACGCTCGGCTCGCCCGCGGCGCCGGTGTCGTCGCCCTCCCCCTCCACGTCGTCCGTGTCCTGGACTCCCGCGTCGCCGTACATCGACATGGCCATCCTCTCCAACATCTTCTAG